In Caretta caretta isolate rCarCar2 chromosome 20, rCarCar1.hap1, whole genome shotgun sequence, a single window of DNA contains:
- the ORMDL2 gene encoding ORM1-like protein 2, with the protein MNVGVAHSEVNPNTRVMNSRGIWLAYVISVGVLHIILLSIPFFSIPVVWTLTNVIHNLVMYWFLHTVKGTPFETPDQGKDRLLTHWEQIDYGTQCTSSRKFLSISPVVLYLLTSFYTKYDPAHFIINTTSLLSVLLPKLPQFHGVRVFGINKY; encoded by the exons ATGAATGTTGGGGTGGCCCACAGTGAGGTAAATCCCAACACCCGAGTGATGAACAGCCGTGGCATCTGGCTGGCCTACGTGATCTCGGTGGGAGTTCTCCATATCATTCTCCTCAGCATCCCGTTCTTCAGCATTCCAGTGGTCTGGACCCTCACTAATGTTATACACAACCTG GTTATGTACTGGTTTCTTCACACTGTGAAAGGAACCCCGTTTGAGACGCCAGACCAGGGCAAGGATCGCCTGCTCACGCACTGGGAACAGATAGACTATGGGACGCAGTGCACCTCCTCCCGCAAGTTCCTCAGCATCTCGCCAGTAGTTCT TTACCTCCTCACCAGCTTTTATACCAAATACGACCCTGCACATTTTATAATCAACACAACGTCCCTCCTCAGCGTCCTCCTCCCCAAGCTGCCTCAGTTCCATGGCGTGCGCGTCTTTGGCATCAACAAATACTAA